One window of the Peromyscus leucopus breed LL Stock chromosome 17, UCI_PerLeu_2.1, whole genome shotgun sequence genome contains the following:
- the Champ1 gene encoding chromosome alignment-maintaining phosphoprotein 1: MEVFQELHKPSVSLECDHCGFRGTDYETVQLHMGSIHPEFCDDMDAGGLGKMIFYQKSAKLFHCHKCFFTSKMYSNVYYHITAKHAASEKWRDKTKEQLSKETESVKSPALPEHQSPALDSAEVRPTPTLPIETQKIGPSLSPESQKSGPPALEPQDSGPVVSPELQAPCLPAEASKTAPVSSPECLDPASVVSEVPKPAPASPESVKSALVSSKPQKHSPFADTGAPPSALSPESPVLTTSPEPWGPSLTASPESRKPARTASPEPRKPSPSESPELWKAFPALTSEPRRPTPAVSPGAWKPGPPGSPRPWKSSPSATSGPWKSSKPAPSMSPGPWKPIPSVSPGPWKPAPSVSTASWKSSVSSGSWKTPPTSPESWKSGPPELRKTALALSPEHWKAVPPVSPELRRPGPPLSPEIRSPAGSPELRKPSGSPDLWKLSPDQRKSSPASLDFSESQKSSRVSPDLWKSSFITESQKPSVFPETRKHASSGSSEPPKVASDIWKPVLSIDAEPRKSTLFPEPTKTVLPASPEPRKRALFPESRKHVLFPELPKSAVFSDAQKATELSDELQLEAVDDAKCGSLVQEGLLATPKKLLEDALFPASKKLKKDSQENSDAELSSSEYIRTDLDNIDIKGQESSSDQEQVDVESIDFGKENKMEMSSPEQSKNVLQFTEEKEAFISEEEIAKYMKRGKGKYYCKICCCRAMKKGAVLHHLVNKHNVHSPYKCTICGKAFLLESLLKNHVAAHGQSLLKCPRCNFESNFPRGFKKHLTHCQSRHNEEANKKLMEALESPLEEPQM, encoded by the coding sequence ATGGAAGTGTTTCAGGAACTGCACAAGCCATCGGTAAGCCTGGAGTGTGACCACTGTGGCTTCAGAGGCACTGATTATGAGACAGTGCAGCTCCACATGGGCTCCATTCATCCTGAGTTTTGTGATGATATGGATGCTGGAGGACTAGGCAAGATGATATTTTATCAGAAGAGTGCAAAGCTCTTCCACTGCCATAAGTGCTTTTTCACTAGCAAGATGTACTCCAATGTGTACTATCACATCACAGCCAAACACGCGGCCTCAGAGAAGTGGCGTGACAAGACAAAGGAGCAGCTGAGCAAAGAGACCGAGTCTGTGAAGAGCCCCGCCCTTCCTGAACATCAGAGCCCGGCCCTTGACTCAGCAGAAGTGAGGCCCACTCCGACCCTCCCCATAGAAACTCAGAAAATTGGTCCGAGTTTGTCTCCAGAATCACAGAAATCTGGTCCTCCTGCTCTGGAGCCTCAGGACTCTGGCCCTGTTGTTTCTCCTGAGCTACAGGCCCCTTGTCTTCCTGCTGAGGCCTCAAAAACTGCTCCTGTTTCTTCCCCTGAATGTCTAGACCCAGCCAGCGTGGTTTCTGAGGTACCGaaacctgcccctgcttcccctgAGTCTGTCAAGTCTGCTCTTGTTAGCTCCAAACCCCAGAAGCACTCTCCCTTTGCAGACACAGGAGCTCCCCCTTCCGCCTTGTCTCCAGAGTCCCCAGTTCTGACCAcatcccctgagccttgggggccATCCCTGACTGCATCTCCAGAGTCTCGGAAGCCAGCACGGACTGCCTCTCCTGAGCCAAGGAAGCCGTCCCCCTCCGAGTCTCCCGAACTTTGGAAGGCATTCCCTGCCCTCACTTCAGAGCCACGGAGACCAACCCCAGCAGTATCACCAGGGGCCTGGAAGCCAGGGCCGCCTGGCTCTCCTCGGCCTTGGAAATCCAGTCCTTCAGCAACATCAGGACCTTGGAAGTCATCGAAACCTGCTCCATCTATGTCGCCTGGGCCTTGGAAGCCAATACCGTCTGTATCGCCTGGGCCTTGGAAGCCAGCTCCTTCTGTGTCCACTGCATCTTGGAAGTCTTCAGTCTCCTCTGGTTCCTGGAAAACGCCGCCCACATCTCCAGAGTCATGGAAGTCTGGTCCCCCTGAGCTCCGGAAGACAGCTCTAGCTTTGTCGCCTGAACACTGGAAGGCTGTGCCCCCGGTGTCTCCGGAGCTACGCAGACCAGGCCCACCACTCTCCCCTGAGATCCGAAGTCCAGCAGGATCTCCGGAGCTCAGGAAGCCTTCAGGGTCACCAGACCTTTGGAAGCTTTCTCCTGACCAGCGGAAAAGTTCTCCTGCTTCACTTGATTTCTCCGAGTCCCAGAAAAGTTCTCGCGTTTCCCCTGACCTCTGGAAGTCCTCCTTCATTACAGAGTCTCAGAAGCCTAGCGTCTTCCCTGAGACACGGAAACATGCTTCTTCTGGCTCATCGGAGCCCCCAAAGGTGGCCTCAGACATTTGGAAGCCTGTCCTCTCTATTGATGCCGAGCCTAGGAAGTCCACACTGTTTCCTGAGCCCACCAAAACagtccttcctgcttctcctgagCCACGGAAACGTGCACTTTTCCCGGAGTCCCGGAAGCATGTACTTTTCCCTGAGCTTCCCAAATCTGCTGTGTTCTCCGATGCTCAGAAGGCCACTGAGCTTAGTGATGAGCTACAGCTGGAAGCTGTAGATGATGCAAAATGTGGTAGTCTGGTCCAGGAAGGGCTTCTGGCTACGCCTAAGAAACTGTTAGAGGATGCTTTATTTCCTGCTTCCAAGAAGCTCAAGAAAGACAGCCAAGAGAACTCGGATGCTGAGCTCAGTAGCAGTGAGTACATCAGAACAGATTTAGACAACATAGACATCAAGGGCCAGGAGTCAAGCAGCGACCAAGAACAGGTGGATGTAGAATCTATTGATTTTGGCAAAGAGAACAAAATGGAGATGAGTAGTCCAGAGCAGTCCAAAAATGTGCTTCAGTTCACTGAAGAGAAGGAGGCATTCATTTCTGAGGAGGAGATCGCAAAGTACATGAAGCGTGGAAAAGGGAAATATTATTGCAAAATCTGCTGCTGTCGTGCCATGAAGAAGGGTGCTGTTTTGCACCACTTGGTTAATAAGCACAATGTCCATAGCCCGTACAAGTGCACAATCTGTGGGAAAGCATTTCTTTTGGAGTCGCTCCTTAAAAATCATGTAGCAGCCCATGGGCAAAGTTTACTTAAGTGTCCACGCTGTAATTTTGAATCAAATTTCCCAAGAGGCTTTAAGAAACATTTAACTCATTGTCAAAGCCGGCACAATGAAGAGGCAAACAAGAAGCTGATGGAAGCTCTTGAGTCGCCATTGGAAGAGCCACAGATGTGA